From the bacterium genome, the window TATTTTAACCTAATTTGCTATTTTTTCAAGTATTTTTGTCAAGTATTTTCTGCGGGTGTATAAATCGATTTAGTGGGGCACACGGGGACACAATCCATGCAATTGTTGCATTTTGTATAATCGATTACAGCTAAATTATCTTTTACCGTAATCGCTTTTTGCGGGCACTTTTTGACGCAGATCTGGCAGGCGATACAGCCAATACTGCATTTTTTCTTAACTTCCACGCCTTTATCAAATGATGAACATCTTATTTCAACTTTAGCTTTTTCAGGTACCAATGAAATTATTTTTTTGGGGCATTCTGTAACGCATATCCCGCATGAAGTACAAAGATTTCTGTCTATCTCCGGGAGGCATGTTTCAGGGTTCATTTTAATGGCGTTAAAGGGGCATACCCTCGCGCAGGTCCCAAAACCCAGGCAACCATATTGACATGCCTTGTGGCCGCCAGAAACCAGAATAGCGGTCTGGCAGTCGGGAAATCCGTCATAGATAAAAACATCCGATGCCTTGCCTGTTCCGCCCTGGCATTTGATATAAGCTGTCTTTCTTTCTTTCGCGGTCACTTCCACACCAAGTATCTTTGCCAGTTTTTTCGCCGTTTCATTCCCGCCGGCAATACATTTATCAGGGGACAAATTACCGAGCGTCAGAGCGTGCGCGTATCCGGAACACCCGGGATAGCCGCATGCCCCGCAGTTGGCCCCCGGCAGGGCCTTCAAAAGTTCCTCCTCCAATTGATTGAGTTCGATCTTCAACTTCTCATCAGCTATGGCAAGAAGCAGGCCAAATAAAAGGCCGATCGCTCCCAAACCTGCAACAGCGCCAATCAACGTATTCAAAACAAACCTCCTTTAAGAAATTCAAAACTCAAAATGAAGAATTCAAAATTGGCACACCATACTTTTGACTTTTGTATTTTGACTTTTTCATTTACTTTACAATCCAAACAGCCTGCTGAACCCCAAAAAAGCAAGCGACATAAGGCTTGCTGTGATAAACGCTATCGGATAACCCTGGAAATATCTTGGGATAGGAGCTATTTTAATGCGCTCTCTTATAGTCGAGAATAAAACAATGGACAATGTGTAGCCTGAAGAAACGCCCAATGTATACACGAGGTTTTTAATAAAGCTTAATTTGTAATCAATTCCCAGAAAAGCGGCCGCGAGGATGGCGCAGTTAGTCGTAATCAAAGGAAGATATATCCCAAGACTTTTGTATAACGCGGGCAAATTCTTGTGGATATACATTTCTTCCAGCTGGACCAGTGTAGCGATAACCAGTATAAAAACCGCTGTCCGCAGAAACGTAATATTAAAAGGAACCAGAAGATAATTATAAAATATCCAT encodes:
- a CDS encoding RnfABCDGE type electron transport complex subunit B, whose amino-acid sequence is MNTLIGAVAGLGAIGLLFGLLLAIADEKLKIELNQLEEELLKALPGANCGACGYPGCSGYAHALTLGNLSPDKCIAGGNETAKKLAKILGVEVTAKERKTAYIKCQGGTGKASDVFIYDGFPDCQTAILVSGGHKACQYGCLGFGTCARVCPFNAIKMNPETCLPEIDRNLCTSCGICVTECPKKIISLVPEKAKVEIRCSSFDKGVEVKKKCSIGCIACQICVKKCPQKAITVKDNLAVIDYTKCNNCMDCVPVCPTKSIYTPAENT
- a CDS encoding RnfABCDGE type electron transport complex subunit A, yielding MISNDLNLFLIFISACIVNNILLIRFIALCSFFGLSNQIETSIGMGMAVIFVMVMSSSVTWIFYNYLLVPFNITFLRTAVFILVIATLVQLEEMYIHKNLPALYKSLGIYLPLITTNCAILAAAFLGIDYKLSFIKNLVYTLGVSSGYTLSIVLFSTIRERIKIAPIPRYFQGYPIAFITASLMSLAFLGFSRLFGL